The following nucleotide sequence is from Treponema pectinovorum.
AATTTTTGTACAGGAGAATCTTATGAACAAGATAATAACTATAAGTCGCGAATTTGGCGCTGGCGGTGGCGAAATCGGCAAAAGAGTTGCTCAAATTCTCGGGTTTGAATACTACGATAAAGGGATAATCCTAAAAGCTGCGAGCGAAATAAATATGGATATAGCAAAGGTTCTTAAAAATGATGAAAAAGCACCTTTTCTTTCCACTTTTACGCAAACTCTTTTTGATTTTTACAGTACTCCAGTAAACGAACAGATTTTCGAAGCGCAAAAGTCTGTTATCCGAAAGATTGCAGAACATGGAAAATGCGTAATAGTCGGACGCAATGCTAACAGAATTTTAAGCCAATTTGACTCTGCTCTTCATATTTTTGTTCATGCAGATGTATATTGGAGGGTAAATCGCCTTAAAGCAGAAAAAATGCAAGATGTTGCAGAATCAAAAATAATGCAGGAATTAGAAAAGGTAGATAAAATGCGTCACAAATATTGTTCCTATTATACAAATACAGAATTTGGCGACAGTCGTTATTATGATGTTTGTCTTAATACATCTAAAATTTCAATTGATGACTGTGTAAAACTTATAGTCAATCTAAGTAAATAAAATTTTGAAAAAAGAATAAGATGAAAATTCCAAAATTCATAAAGCCAGGCGATACAATCGCAATAACTGCTCCAAGTTTTGGTGCAACAATCGAACCCTATATAACACGTTTTAACGAGGCTATAAAAATTTTCAAAGAGCGTGGTTATGAAGTTATTGTCGGGAAAACCTGCTACCTTTCTGATGGTGTTGGAATTTCTACAAATCCAAAAACAGCCGCACAGGAATTAACAGATTTCTATCTTGACCCAAAAATAAAAGCGATAATCAGTTGCGGTGGCGGCGAATTGATGTGCGAAACTGTGAGCCTCATAGATTTTTACGCATTAAAACAAGCCGAGCCCAAATGGTTCGTAGGCTATAGCGACAATACAAATTTTATTTTTCCTTTGGTAACCCTTTGCGAAACTTGTGCAATATACGCACAAAATGCAACAGGATTTGGAAAACCTTGGGAAAAAAGCGAGCAAGACACTTTTGAAATTTTAGAAGGCAAAAAAAATACGGTTTTTGGTTTTGAGAAATTTCAAAATCCCAATGCCCAAATACAAGACCCACTTTCGCCATACATTTTAACAGAGCAAAAAACGCTCAAAACTTTTGTTCCAAGCGATGCCGAGTCAAAAATTTTACAAGCACTCCAAAACGATAGAGATTTGCTCATGAGCGGAACAATTTTGGGCGGCTGCCTCGACTGCATCGTTGGCTTGAGCGGAACTCGATTTGACGGTGTAAAAAACTTCGTTACAAAGCATAAAAAAATAATATGGGCGCTTGAAAGTTGCGATTTAAATCCAATGGATATAAGAAGAGCGTTGTGGCATTTAAAAGAAAGCGGTTGGTTTAAAAATGCGGCGGGATTTATCTTTGGGCGTCCGTATGCGGCTTTTGACGCGGAAATCTTTGGCTTAAATCAATATAACGCGGTAACTGGCGCACTTTGCGATTTAAAAGTTCCTTTGGTTTTAGATGCGGACTTTGGACATATAGATCCGGTTTTTCCGCTGGTGATTGGTGCGGACTCTAAAATTTTTGTGCGGGGAAACGATATTAAAATAGAAATGGGGCTTACCCGCTAAAGCGGGTCGGGCTTTTCGCGGTTGCGCTAACGCTCCATTGGCGCAAAGCGCCAACGGCTTTGCCGCCGCTACAATCCCTAAGCCAATGCAAATTTGCTTTCGAGAATAAAATTTAGGTTAT
It contains:
- a CDS encoding cytidylate kinase-like family protein; amino-acid sequence: MNKIITISREFGAGGGEIGKRVAQILGFEYYDKGIILKAASEINMDIAKVLKNDEKAPFLSTFTQTLFDFYSTPVNEQIFEAQKSVIRKIAEHGKCVIVGRNANRILSQFDSALHIFVHADVYWRVNRLKAEKMQDVAESKIMQELEKVDKMRHKYCSYYTNTEFGDSRYYDVCLNTSKISIDDCVKLIVNLSK
- a CDS encoding S66 family peptidase yields the protein MKIPKFIKPGDTIAITAPSFGATIEPYITRFNEAIKIFKERGYEVIVGKTCYLSDGVGISTNPKTAAQELTDFYLDPKIKAIISCGGGELMCETVSLIDFYALKQAEPKWFVGYSDNTNFIFPLVTLCETCAIYAQNATGFGKPWEKSEQDTFEILEGKKNTVFGFEKFQNPNAQIQDPLSPYILTEQKTLKTFVPSDAESKILQALQNDRDLLMSGTILGGCLDCIVGLSGTRFDGVKNFVTKHKKIIWALESCDLNPMDIRRALWHLKESGWFKNAAGFIFGRPYAAFDAEIFGLNQYNAVTGALCDLKVPLVLDADFGHIDPVFPLVIGADSKIFVRGNDIKIEMGLTR